Below is a genomic region from Mesorhizobium sp. NZP2298.
TTCCTGCTCGCCTACCTGACATACGCCCTCGTTCGCCCAGAACGCTTCTGACGGCAACTGGTGCAAGGCACGGAAAGCTACTTCAATGACTCTCAACGGATGGCTACAGATCCTCCTCTACTGCGTGATACTCGTTCTGCTGGTGAAGCCGCTCGGCGGCTACATGTACCGCGTTTTCAACGGCGACCGCACATTTCTCTCACCGGTTCTTGGCCCCCTCGAACGGGGTCTCTATCGCATTTCGGGGACCAGCGAGCGCGAAGAGCAGCACTGGACCACTTACGCGGCAGGCATCATGTTCTTCAGCCTGGCCAGTTTCCTCGTGCTCTATTTCCTGCAGCGGCTGCAGGGCGTGTTGCCCTATAATCCGGCCGGCATGACGGCCGTCGAACCCAATCTCGCCTTCAACACCGCCGTCAGCTTCCCGACCAACACCAACTGGCAGAACTACGGCGGCGAAAGCACGATGTCCTACCTCGTGCAGATGGCCGGCCTGACCGTGCAGAATTTCATGTCCGCGGCGGTCGGCATCGCCATCGCGGTGGCGCTGGTCCGCGGCTTTGCCCGGCATTCGGTCAAGTCGATCGGCAATTTCTGGGTCGATATCACGCGCTGCACGCTCTACATCCTCTTGCCGGCCTGCATCGTGCTCACCCTTGTCTATGTCTGGCTCGGCGTGCCACAGACGCTTGGGTCCTATGTCGACGCCACGACGCTCGAGGGCGCGAAGCAGACGATCGCGGTCGGCCCTGTCGCCTCGCAGCTCGCCATCAAGATGCTCGGCACCAATGGCGGTGGCTTCTTCAACGCCAATTCGGCGCATCCTTTCGAAAACCCCGACGCGATCTCCAATTTCATCCAGATGGTCACGATCTTCGCCCTCGGCGCCGCGCTGACCAATGTGTTCGGCCGCATGGTCGGCAACCAGCGCCAGGGTTGGGCGATCCTGGCCGCGATGGGTGTCCTGTTCGTCGGCGGCGTCGCCATCTGCTATTGGGCCGAAGCCGCCGGCAATCCCCTTGTCCATGCGCTTGGCATCGACGGCGGCAACATGGAAGGCAAGGAGACCCGTTTCGGCATCGCCATGTCGGCACTGTTCGCCGTCATCACGACGGCTGCCTCCTGCGGCGCGGTCAACGCCATGCATGACTCGTTCACCGCGCTCGGAGGCCTGATCCCGATGATCAACATGCAGCTCGGCGAGGTCATCGTCGGCGGTGTCGGCGCCGGTTTCTACGGCATCATGATGTTCATCGTCGTCGCCGTCTTCGTTGCCGGCCTGATGGTCGGCCGCACGCCCGAATATCTCGGCAAGAAGATCGAGGCCAAGGAGGTCAAGATGGCCATGCTGGCCATCTTGTGCCTGCCGCTGGCGATGCTGATCTTCACGGCCATCGCGGTCGTTCTGCCGACCGGCGTCGCCTCCATGGCCAATGGCGGGCCGCATGGCTTCTCGGAGGTGCTCTATGCCTACACCTCGGCGGCGGCGAACAACGGCTCGGCCTTTGGCGGTCTCTCCGGCAACACGCCCTGGTACAACATAACGCTCGGCATCACCATGCTGATGGGCCGCTTCCTGGTCATCATCCCCGCGCTTGCCATCGCCGGCTCGCTGGTGGCGAAGAAGACGGTTCCGGCCTCCGCCGGCACCTTCCCGACCGACGGTCCGCTGTTCGTCGGGCTGCTGGTCGGCGTCATCCTGATCGTCGTCGGCCTCACCTTCTTCCCGGCGCTGGCGATTGGCCCGATCGTCGAACACCTGGCCATGGTCCATGGGCAGACCTTCTGAGACCGCCATGTCCTGGTTCAACCTCATGCGACGCAACGTTGAGCGTCGGACCGAAAGGGAGGGGGAGACAATCCCCCCTCCTTTCCCGACCGTGTCCACATTCCTCGGCATTGCGGCAGTCATGATCGTCATCTGGCTGCTGGTCTATGGGCCGCCGCATCTTCCTTCGGCATCCGATCGATCGGTGCCTGCCAACAACATCGATACTGGAGCCAACAAATGAGCCAGTCCAAATCCGCTAGCATCATGGATGCCAGCATCCTGTGGCCCGCCATCGGCGGGGCCTTCAGGAAACTCAACCCGCGTACCCTGATCAGGAACCCGGTGATGTTCGTCGTCGCCGTCGTCTCGGCTCTGACGACCATCCTGTTCATCAGGGACCTGATCACCGGTAGTGGCGATTTCAAGTTCACGCTGCAGATCATCATCTGGCTGTGGTTCACCGTGCTGTTCGCCAATTTCGCCGAAGCCGTCGCCGAAGGCCGCGGCAAGGCGCAAGCCGACTCGCTGCGCAAGGCTCGCACCGAGACCCAGGCCAAGCTTTTGACCGGTGAGGATCGCACGAAATACAAGCTGGTGCCCGGCACCAGCCTGAAAGTCGGCGATGCCGTGCTGGTCGAGGCCGGCGACATCATCCCGTCGGACGGCGAGGTGGTCGAAGGCGTCGCCTCGGTCAACGAGGCGGCGATAACGGGCGAATCCGCACCGGTCATCCGCGAATCCGGTGGTGACCGTTCGGCGGTGACCGGCGGCACGCAGGTGCTGTCCGACTGGATCCGGGTGCGTATCACCGCGGCATCGGGCCACACCTTCCTCGACCGCATGATCTCGCTGGTCGAAGGCGCCGAGCGCCAGAAGACGCCGAACGAGATCGCGCTCAACATCCTGCTGGTCGGCATGACGCTGATCTTCGTGCTGGCCACGGCGACCATCCCGAGCTTTGCCTCCTATTCGGGCGGCTATATCTCGGTGACCGTGCTCGTCGCGCTGTTCGTCACCCTGATCCCGACCACGATCGGCGCGCTGCTGTCGGCGATCGGCATCGCCGGCATGGACCGTCTGGTGCGCTTCAACGTGCTCGCCATGTCGGGCCGCGCCGTCGAGGCGGCGGGCGACGTCGACACGCTGCTGCTCGACAAGACCGGAACCATCACGCTCGGCAACCGCCAGGCGACGGAATTCCGTCCGGTCAAGGGCGTCACCGAGCAGGAACTCGCCGACGCGGCGCAACTCGCCTCGCTCGCCGACGAAACGCCGGAAGGCCGCTCGATCGTCGTGCTGGCCAAGGAGAAATACGGCATCCGCGCCCGTGATATGGCAACGCTGCACGCAACCTTCGTTCCCTTCACCGCGCAGACCCGCATGAGTGGCGTCGACGTCGACGGCTCGTCGGTGCGCAAGGGTGCCGTCGATTCCGTGCTTGCCCATGTCAACCAGTCGACGGTCGCCGCCCACGGCACGCGTCCAAGCAGCGATTCCGTGCGGGATCTCCAGGCGGTCGCCGACGAGATTGCCAAGTCCGGCGGCACGCCGCTGGCGGTCGAGCGTGACGGACGCTTGCTCGGCGTCGTCCATCTCAAGGACATCGTCAAGGGCGGCATCAGCGAGCGCTTCACGGAGCTGCGCCGCATGGGCATCCGCACGGTGATGATCACCGGCGACAATCCGCTGACGGCGGCCGCGATCGCGGCGGAAGCCGGCGTCGACGACTTCCTTGCCCAGGCGACGCCCGAGGACAAGCTGAAGCTGATCCGCGACGAACAGGCCAAGGGCAAGCTGGTCGCCATGTGCGGCGACGGCACCAACGATGCGCCGGCCCTTGCCCAGGCCGACGTCGGCGTCGCCATGAACACCGGCACGGTTGCCGCGCGCGAAGCCGGCAACATGATCGATCTCGACAGCGACCCGACCAAGCTCATCGAGATCGTCGAGATCGGCAAGGCTCTGCTGATGACGCGCGGCTCGCTGACGACCTTCTCGATCGCCAACGACGTGGCCAAGTATTTTGCCATCATCCCGGCAATGTTCGCCGTCTTCTACGTCGCGCCGGGGCAGACCACCGGCCCGCTGCAGGCGCTCAACATCATGCATCTGGCGACGCCGCAGAGCGCCATCCTGTCGGCCATTATCTTCAACGCGCTCATCATCATCGCGCTGATCCCGCTGTCGCTGCGCGGCGTCAAATACCGGGCGATCGGCGCTGGCGCGCTGCTCAGCCGCAACCTCCTGGTTTACGGTCTCGGCGGCATCATTGTCCCCTTCGTCGGCATCAAGGCGATCGATTTGATCGTCACCGCCCTCGGCCTTGCTTAAGGATTACGTTCATGCTCACCCAGATAAGACCCGCGATCATCATGATCGTCTTCTTCACGGTCCTGACCGGCCTGATCTATCCGATCGGCATGACCGGCATTGCGCAGGCGCTGTTCCCCCGCCAGGCCAATGGCAGCCTGATCGAGAAGGACGGCAAGGTCATCGGCTCCGAACTGATCGGCCAGGGCTTCGCCAGCGACAAGTATTTCCATGGCCGGATTTCGGCGGCCGGCAGCAACGGCTACGACGCCACGGCGTCGGGCGGCACCAATCTCGGCCCGACCAATCCCAAGCTGATCGACCGCATCAAGGGCGACGCCGAGAAGCTGAAGGCGGAGAATCCGAACCAGCCTGTTCCGATGAATCTGGTGACGTCATCGGGCAGCGGCCTCGATCCCCATATCAGCCCTGAAGCCGCCTATTTCCAGGTCGCTCGGGTGGCCAAGGCCAGGGGCGTCGATGAAGCCAAGATCAAGGCGCTTGTCGACGGCCAGGTCGAGGGCAGGGAACTCGGCTTCATGGGAGAGCCGGTGGTCAACGTGCTGGCGCTCAACATCGCGCTGGACGCCGCTAAATAGTTGATGGCGAGGTCCGGGGATCGACAGCATCCCCGGGCCTCTCCATGATTGATCCCGATGCCGGAAGACCGAAGCAACGAAAACAGACCTTCCCCCGACGCGCTGCTCGAGCATGCCGAGCGGGAGGGGCGCGGCCGTCTGCGGATATTCCTTGGTGCAGCCCCGGGTGTCGGCAAGACCTACGAAATGCTGATGTCGGGCCGCGCCAGGCTGGCCGACGGCATCGATGTGGTGATCGGCGTCGTCGAGACACACGGCCGCAAGGAAACACAGGCCCTGGTCGAGGGCTACGAAGTCATCCCCCGCCGCAAGGTCGACTACAAGGGGCGCATGCTCGACGAGATGGATATCGACGCCATCCTCGCGCGACGCCCGGCGCTGGTTCTCGTCGATGAACTCGCCCATACCAACGCGCCCGGCAGCCGTCACCCCAAGCGCTACCTCGACGTCCAGGAGATCCTGGCGCGAGGCATCGACGTCTACACGACGCTCAACATCCAGCATGTCGAAAGCCTGAATGATGTCGTGGCGCAGATCACGCGGGTCAGGGTGCGTGAAACGGTTCCCGATTCCATCATCGACCAGGCCGATGACGTCGAAATCATCGATCTGACGCCCGACGACCTGATCAAGCGGCTGGAGGAGGGCAAGGTCTATTTCCCCAACACCGCGCAGCGCGCCGTCGAGAATTATTTCTCGTCAGGCAATCTGACGGCACTGCGGGAACTGGCGCTGCGCCGCACGGCCCAGCGTGTCGACGAGCAATTGCTCAATCACATGCAGTCCCATGCCATCCAAGGTCCCTGGGCCGCGGGGGAGAGGGTGCTCGTCTGCGTCGACGCAAGACCGGGCGGCGCGGCCCGCATTCGCTACGCACGCAGGCTGGCCGACCGGCTTCGTGCGCCATGGACGGCGCTTCATGTCGATACGCCTCGCTCGGCCGGCATGTCCGAGGAAGACAAGGACCGGCTCGCCACGCTCCTGCGCCTTGCCGAGCAGCTTGGCGCCGAGGTGACGACCATTCCGGGCCAGAATGTCGCGCAGGACATTGTGCGCCACGCGACGGCGAACAATTTCACCCATATCGTGGTGGGCAGGCCGACGCGGTCGCGTTGGCGCGAACTGATCGAGGGCTCACTCACCTATGATCTCATCCGCAATGCCGGCGATATCAGCGTCCATGTCATTTCAGGGACCGAGCGCAATACCGAGGCGACGTCGAGAAGCCTCCGGACGGTGGACGAGCAGCAGCAGTTCCAGATCTGGCCCTATCTGAAGGCTACGGCCTATGTTGCCGGCTCGCTCGCCTTCGCCGCCCTGCTCGACCAGTTTCTCGACGTGCGCAATCTCGCGATCATCTTTCTCATTGCCGTGCTGGCATCGGCGGTCACCGGCGGGCTGTGGCCGGCTTTGTACGCGTGTCTCGCCAGCGCCCTTGCCTTCAACTATTTTTTCCTGGAGCCGCGCTACACGCTGACGATCCGGGATCCGGAAAGCATTGTCGCACTTGCGGTCTTCCTGGTTGTTGCCGTAATCGCCAGCAATCTGACGGCGCGCGTGCAGCGCCAGGCCGTCGCCGCCCGCTCGCGTGCGCGGGCCACCGAGGACATCTACCTCTTTTCCAAGAAGCTCGCCGGTGCCGGCACGCTCGACGACGTCCTGTGGGCAACCGCTTTCCAGATCGCCTCGATGCTCAAGCTGCGGGTGGTGTTGCTTCTGCCCGAAGACGGCACCATCACCGTCAAGGCCGGCTATCCGCCCGACGACACGCTGGCCGAGGCCGACATTGCGGCTGCCCGCTGGGCCTGGGAGCACAACCGTGCCGCCGGGCGCGGCGCCGACACGCTGCCTGGCGCCAAGCGCCTCTACCTCCCCTTGCGCACGGGGCGCACCGCGATCGGTGTCGTCGGCCTCGACAATGACAAGCAGGGCCCGCTGCTGACGCCCGAGCAACAGCGCCTGCTCGACGCGCTGGCTGATCAGGCGGCGGTGGCGATCGAACGCATCCAGCTCGTCGCCGATGTCGATCGCGCCAAGCTCGCCGCCGAAGCCGACCGGCTGCGCTCGGCTTTGCTGACTTCGATTTCGCATGATCTGAAAACGCCGCTCTCAGCCATCATGGGGGCGGCCGGCACGCTCAAGGAATTCGCGCCCGATCTGCCCGAGCAGGACCGGGCGGAGCTTCTGTCGACGGTGATCGACGAATCGGAGCGGCTGAACCGCTTCATCGCCAACCTGCTTGACATGACCAAGATCGAATCCGGTGCGATGGAGCCGAATTACGCTCTCCATTATGTCGGCGATATCGCCGGCACGGCGCTCAACCGCGCCCGCAAGATCACCAGCGAACACAAGATCGAGGTCGATATTCCATCCGATCTGCCGATGCTGAAGCTCGATCCCGTGCTGTTCGAACAGGTTCTGTTCAATCTTCTCGACAATGCTTCGAAATATTCCCCGCCCGGCTCGACAATCCGCGTGCGGGGATGGGCAGACAATGGGTCCGTCATCGTGCAGATCATGGATGAGGGACCGGGCATCCCGGCGCAGGACCTGGAACGCGTCTTCGACACTTTTTATCGGGTGCGCAAGGGTGACCAGGTGCGCGCCGGCACCGGGCTTGGCCTATCGATCTGTCGTGGCTTCGTCGAATCGATGGGTGGCACGATCTCGGCCGCGAACCGGACCGACCGTCCCGGTGCCGCTTTCACCATCAGGATGCCGGTGCCGGCGGAAGTACGCGATGCCGACAATCGTGGCGAAGAGACCAGCGTGGATCAGCCGTGATGACCAACTCGAATGTCAGGATACTGGTTGTCGATGACGAGCCGCCGATCCGCAAACTGCTGCGCGTTGGCCTCGGCAGCCAGGGCTATGCGGTCAGCGAGGCGCCGAACGCCAAGGCGGCGATCGAGCTGATGGAACAGGAAAAGCCGGACCTGGTGCTGCTCGACCTCGGCCTGCCCGGCATGAGTGGCCATGAGCTCCTGCGCAAATGGCGTGACGACGGCCTCGACATTCCCGTCGTCATCCTCTCCAGCCGCACCGACGAGGCCGGCATCGTCAATGCGCTCGAACTCGGCGCCGACGATTATGTCACCAAGCCGTTCGGCATGAACGAACTGGTGGCGCGCATCCGCGTGGCGCTGCGGCACAAGTTCCAGCAGCAGGGCGAGAAGCCTGTCTTCCAGAGCGGCGACCTCAGCGTCGATCTGGTCAAGCGCATCGTCAAGGTCGAAGGCAAGGAGATAAAACTCTCGCCGAAGGAATACGACATACTGCGCATCCTGGTGCAGCATGCCGGCAAGGTGCTGACCCATCATTTCATCCTGAAGCAGATCTGGGGCGACTCGACCGACGTGCAATATCTCAGGGTCTATGTCAGGCAGCTCAGGCAGAAGATCGAGAAGACCCCCGACCAGCCGCACCACATCACCACCGAGACCGGTGTCGGCTACCGGTTGCGTGTCGACTGAGACAGCCTCATCGATTGAATCTGCGTCAGCCGGTGGCTTCCAGCGGCCGGTTTGCGGCCGTGGATGTCCGCAAGGCAGCGACGCAACCGAGGACGCCGAGCGGCACGAAGGCGAGGAACAGCCAGCTCGCGACGTTGGCTGCCGCGTCGTGGTTCAATCCTTGCGAAAAACCGCTGGCATTGGCGACGATGCCGGCAAGGGCGGCGCCCACGGCGTAACCGATGCGCTGCATGGTCGGCACCGCGGCCGAGGCGATGGTCTGTTCGTCGTCCGGAGCGGAGGCGACGATGACGCGGGTCAGGAACGGCCAGGCGATGCCGAAGCCGCCGCCTTGCAACAGGGCGCATATCAGGATCAGCGGGATCGAGCCCAGCGGTATCGTATAGGCGAAGCCGGCGATGCCCGCCGCGATCATCAATGCGCCGCAGACAATGATCAGGCGCTCGCGCTGTGGCGGGGCGTTGGCGACAAGGATCGACAGGATCGACCAGGCGATCGATTCGGCGGCGATGATGTAGCCGGTGGTCAGCAGCGGAATGTCGTGCAGGCTGGTCAAAAGCAGCGGTCCGTAGACGCCGAAGGAACAGGTCGCGACGGAAAAGGCGGCGACCATGGTCATGCCCGCGCCCACCGGCGTCCGCCACGAGAACAGTCGCGCCGGGAAAAGCCGCGAGCGCGGCTTCAGCGCATCGACGAAGAAGAACAGCGCCAGGCCGGCCAGGCCCAGCACGATCAGCAGCGAGGAGCGCAGCAGCGCGATATCGACGCCGGCCGAGGCGATCAGCACCACGGCGACGGCAAGACAGCCAAGCGCGGCGAACGGGAAGGGGGGTGCCTTGCCCGCGCCGGCGATGGGTCGCTTCGCCTCCGGGGTGTTCAGAACGAGGAAGCTGGCCAGAGCCATGGCGGTGCCGCCGAAGGTGAAGACGCCGAAGGCCCAGCGCCACGACAGGAGCTCGGTCATGATCGCGCCCAGCAACGGGCCGCTGAAGGCGGCGACGCCCCAGATCGCCGACATGATGCCGAAAAGCTGCGGCCAGATGGCGCGCGAAAACAGCCGCTCGACCGAGACGAAAGCCAGCGACACCAGCGCGCCGCCGCCAAGTCCTTCGATCAGGCGGCCGGCGAGGAACAATTGCATGGAAGGCGAGGTGGCGCAGATCAGTGCGCCGGCCGCGTAGAGCAGGGCCGCGACCACCATGTTGGTGCGCAGCGCCACATAGCTCACCAGCCGTCCGGCCGCGGCGCCGGCGACGATGGCACCGAGCTCGTAGACCGCCAGCGACCAGCCGACGAGCTGTACGCCGGCCATTTCACCGACCATGGCCGGCATGACGGTCGCCACCATCGTCTCATTGGTGGCGTGCAGCAGGATGCCGAGGCTGATGAAGCAGAAGCGCGCCAGGTCGCCGCTCGCCCATAATGCGCGCCAGTCGACCCTGTTTGTGCTGATTTCAGTCATATCCACCCTATGCTCTGCATATCTCGATCGCGGCGTACGGCACCAGAAGCCAGCAAGGCTTTCCGGCAGGACCATGCGCGGCCATAGCGCCGGATAGCGTGCCTATCGAGGTGCCGGTCCGGTCGGGGTGGGCTTGTAGGACCTCAACCGCGGTTGAGGACAAGCGGTTTTTTCAAGAGGTCAGTTCTCGGTGCTGCGCAGCTGGAACTGGCTGACGCCGATGGCGAGATTGACGCCTGTCTGGGTCTGCAGGCTGAGTGGCTGGAGCGTGAAAGCCCGCGAAGAGCCGCCGACCAAAAGATTGGCGCCGGCTCCGACGGCAGCCGTGACCTCCGCGCTGGCGCCGATATAGTCGCCCGCCAGCGCACCGGGCGCGTAGATGTTCTTCAGCGGCGTCAGCACCAGCCAGCGCATCACCGCCTGCTTTGTCGTGCCGATGTCGAGGCCGTATTTGTTGACCGCGCCGAAATAGGCCTCCGGCGCGAAGGTCTTGTCGGTCGGGGTGAAGGTGCAGCTGAGGTCCTTGGACGAACCGAAGATGAAGCCGGTGCCGCCACCTATGGCGCATTCAAGGGTACCGAGTTCGATGCCGCGGTCCTGCGCCTGCGTCTGTGTGGCGCCGAGCACGAGTGCAATCACGGCAGCGGCTGTCTTCGACATGGCGTTCCCCTCAAAATCAAACGGCGCGGAACCATCCTATATGGTTCCGCGCCGCAAGGTAGAGAGGAGCGCGTAGCTCCTTGCGATCACTTGAGCGAGTGGATCAGCTGAAGCGAGGTCACAGCCACGGCGAGATTGACGCCGGTCTGCGCCTGGACGCTGAGCGGCTCCAGCATGAAGGCGCTGTCGAAGCCGCCAACCAGCAGATTGGCGCCGCCGCCGGTAACGACGCTCGCCTCGGCGTTGACTCCGTAATAGCTGCCGGCAAGATCGCCCGCATCGCGGTCGCGGGTTGCGGCAAAAACCGCCCAGACGAGCTGGCCCTGATGTGTCTGGCCGAGATCGACACCGATCTTGGAGATGACGCCGGTGTAAATCTCCGACGGTCCGTGATGATAGGGACGGAAGACGCAGGACACGCCCTTGTTGGAGGCGACGATATAGGCGGTGCCGCCGTCGATGGTGCAGTCGAGCGTGCCGAGCTGCAGCCTGCCGGCGCTGGCCGGGGCGGCAGCGAACACGGTCGTTGCAAGGGCAGCGGCGCAGACGAGTTTCTTGATCATGGGAGGGTCCTTTCGCAAATCGCTTGGAAATAACGGCTTGAATGGCCAGACCGTTCCGCTGAAAACTTGGCGCGAACAAGGCAAGGGTTAACGGTCTGCCGCAGGGGTTAATGCACGGTTGCCGGATTGCGGGCGATCTTCAGCGCCGCGTGTCCTTTTGGACACGCGGGATGGCGCTTTAATATCGGATCCGTCTAAGTCGAGGTCAGCTGACCCGGGCGAGGCCATCCTTGGCCGGCTGATAGGTGGGGTCGAGGCGCACGGCCTCGCGATAGGATTTCGCCGCCTTGGCCTTGTCGCCGCGCCGCTCGTAGATCAGCGCCTGATTGGCCCAGGCCTCGGCGTTCTTGCCGTCGAGCTTGATGGCCATGTTGAAGTCGGAGAAGGCATTGTCCTCGTCGCCCGTCGCCAGATAGGAGAGGCCACGGCCGTTGTAGGGCTCTGCCGCATCCGGCGCCAGCGAGATGGCGGTCGAGAAGTCCTCGATGGCGAATTTGTGCTGGCCCTGACTCTGATAGATCAGGCCGCGATTGTGGTAGGCGCGGGCGTCCGTCGTGTCGAGCTGGATCGCTTTCTGGAAGTCGTTGAAGGCATCCTGGGTCCGGCCCGCCTTGCGGTAGAGATTGCCGCGGCCGATATAGGCGGCATCATAACTGCCGTTGATCTGGATCGATCGGTTGTAGTCGGCGAGAGCGGCTTCCTGGTTGCCGAGGAAGCGCTGGATGAGAGCCCGGTTGGAATAGGCCTGGTAGAAATTCGGGTTGAGTTGGATGGCCTGGTTGAAGTCCTTGAGCGCCGCCTGGTATTGGCCGCCGCGGCCATAGGCCGAACCACGGACGTTATAGCCTTCCGGATCCTGGGGATTGCGCTGGATCACCGCCGACAGCGAGGAGATATTCTCGCTCGATCCTTGCGCCTTGTCGATGTTGTTGAACTCGCCGGTCGGGCCCGATGTCTGGCAGCCGGCAAGCACCAATCCGGAAAGCAGGGCCGCTGTCAGGGCGAAACCACGCAATGCGGTCCCGCGCTCCACGCTCGTTGCGTTCATGTCTGCCCTGTCCTCACTTGCGCCGTCGTTCAGGTCCGGTTCCCCCCTCCGGGCCGGGTCACAATGTCATAAACTGTCAGAGCGTGATTTGTGCGCCCAGATGGGCGCGAGTCGCTCTAAACAAAAAGGTGGCGGCGATTCCGCATCGCGCCACCTCAGTATCCTTCGAAAAGGACGAAATATTGGCGATAATCAGCGCGGCGGACGCGCTGCACCAGCAGCACCACCGGCGGGAACGGGACGCGGGGTCATCGGCAGCAGGCCTTCGCGCTGAGCGCGCTTGCGAGCCAGCTTGCGGGCGCGGCGAACGGCCTCGGCCTTTTCACGGGCGCGCTTCTCGGAAGGCTTCTCGTAGTGACCGCGCATCTTCATTTCGCGGAAAATGCCTTCGCGCTGCATCTTCTTCTTGAGCGCGCGAAGCGCCTGATCAACGTTATTGTCGCGGACGAGTACCTGCACGGGCAATCCTGTCTTTCGGGTTTGATATCAACAGGCAAGCGGCCATAGCCACTAGCCTCCGCGGCGGTCGACACCACGAATTGTGGCGGCTGATAGCAGAATCAAGCCGCGCTGTCCACAGTCGAAATGCAGGACAACAGCCAAATTGCCACGGTAGGCGCGAGATAGGGCGCCGACTACGCCGTGGCCAGGTGCAGCCGTTCGAAATCCTGGAAGAATTCGCCGTAGTCGCAGGTGATCTCCTCGCCGGCGGCAATGTCGCGCGTCGCGGTGGCGCCGCCATATTGCGAAAAATCGGTGTTCGGCGTCGCCGAATGGTTCATAAAGCGGCCATTGTCGACCTCATAGACCATGAAACCCGGCCGATCCGGGCTCGGATAGGCGTAGCGGTCGAGCAATTCCTTCAGAGGCTGGGGCGCGGCCTCGTATTTGTCCATCGGGATCAGCCGGTCGAAATCCGGGTCGAGCCGCCAAATCGAGGCGCCTTTCCGGATCGGCTCGGCGGCAAACATGCCGACGCCCTCGATTGCGCTCGCGGCGACATAGGTTCGGATCAGCATCATGGTTTCGGGACCCGTTTCGACACCAAAACGGAATCGCCAAATCACGCGGAAAAAGCAAGACCGGCTGCCTGCGTCAAAGCGGCGAACCGGCCTGTTGCCTGCAAAAAACCTTCACGTCCGGTTGATCGAGACGCCGCCATCGGCAAACAGCGCGGTTCCCGTGGTGAAGCTCGAGGCGTCGGAGGCGAGATAAAGCGCCGAACGGGCAATCTCCTCAGGCTGCGCCATGCGTTTCAAGGCATGGATGCCTTCGACGAAAGCGCGGGCCTCGGGTGTCGTCGTCGTCGCGCCTGGCGTGTCGGTGCCGCCCGGCAGCAAGGCGTTAACGCGCAGGCCTTTCGGGCCGTATTCGGCGGCCAGAACCTGTGTCAGGCCGATCAGGCCGGCCTTGGCTGCGGCGTAGGCGGCCATGCCCGGCATGCCGGCGGTGTAGCCGACAAAGCTCGAGGTGAAGATCAGCGAGCCGCCGCCGCGCTCCAGCATCGCCGGTATCTGGTACTTCGCTCCGAGAAAGGCGCTGGTCAGGTTGATGTC
It encodes:
- the rpsU gene encoding 30S ribosomal protein S21; amino-acid sequence: MQVLVRDNNVDQALRALKKKMQREGIFREMKMRGHYEKPSEKRAREKAEAVRRARKLARKRAQREGLLPMTPRPVPAGGAAGAARPPR
- a CDS encoding response regulator transcription factor, whose amino-acid sequence is MTNSNVRILVVDDEPPIRKLLRVGLGSQGYAVSEAPNAKAAIELMEQEKPDLVLLDLGLPGMSGHELLRKWRDDGLDIPVVILSSRTDEAGIVNALELGADDYVTKPFGMNELVARIRVALRHKFQQQGEKPVFQSGDLSVDLVKRIVKVEGKEIKLSPKEYDILRILVQHAGKVLTHHFILKQIWGDSTDVQYLRVYVRQLRQKIEKTPDQPHHITTETGVGYRLRVD
- a CDS encoding sensor histidine kinase gives rise to the protein MPEDRSNENRPSPDALLEHAEREGRGRLRIFLGAAPGVGKTYEMLMSGRARLADGIDVVIGVVETHGRKETQALVEGYEVIPRRKVDYKGRMLDEMDIDAILARRPALVLVDELAHTNAPGSRHPKRYLDVQEILARGIDVYTTLNIQHVESLNDVVAQITRVRVRETVPDSIIDQADDVEIIDLTPDDLIKRLEEGKVYFPNTAQRAVENYFSSGNLTALRELALRRTAQRVDEQLLNHMQSHAIQGPWAAGERVLVCVDARPGGAARIRYARRLADRLRAPWTALHVDTPRSAGMSEEDKDRLATLLRLAEQLGAEVTTIPGQNVAQDIVRHATANNFTHIVVGRPTRSRWRELIEGSLTYDLIRNAGDISVHVISGTERNTEATSRSLRTVDEQQQFQIWPYLKATAYVAGSLAFAALLDQFLDVRNLAIIFLIAVLASAVTGGLWPALYACLASALAFNYFFLEPRYTLTIRDPESIVALAVFLVVAVIASNLTARVQRQAVAARSRARATEDIYLFSKKLAGAGTLDDVLWATAFQIASMLKLRVVLLLPEDGTITVKAGYPPDDTLAEADIAAARWAWEHNRAAGRGADTLPGAKRLYLPLRTGRTAIGVVGLDNDKQGPLLTPEQQRLLDALADQAAVAIERIQLVADVDRAKLAAEADRLRSALLTSISHDLKTPLSAIMGAAGTLKEFAPDLPEQDRAELLSTVIDESERLNRFIANLLDMTKIESGAMEPNYALHYVGDIAGTALNRARKITSEHKIEVDIPSDLPMLKLDPVLFEQVLFNLLDNASKYSPPGSTIRVRGWADNGSVIVQIMDEGPGIPAQDLERVFDTFYRVRKGDQVRAGTGLGLSICRGFVESMGGTISAANRTDRPGAAFTIRMPVPAEVRDADNRGEETSVDQP
- a CDS encoding DUF992 domain-containing protein; the protein is MIKKLVCAAALATTVFAAAPASAGRLQLGTLDCTIDGGTAYIVASNKGVSCVFRPYHHGPSEIYTGVISKIGVDLGQTHQGQLVWAVFAATRDRDAGDLAGSYYGVNAEASVVTGGGANLLVGGFDSAFMLEPLSVQAQTGVNLAVAVTSLQLIHSLK
- a CDS encoding tetratricopeptide repeat protein, with translation MNATSVERGTALRGFALTAALLSGLVLAGCQTSGPTGEFNNIDKAQGSSENISSLSAVIQRNPQDPEGYNVRGSAYGRGGQYQAALKDFNQAIQLNPNFYQAYSNRALIQRFLGNQEAALADYNRSIQINGSYDAAYIGRGNLYRKAGRTQDAFNDFQKAIQLDTTDARAYHNRGLIYQSQGQHKFAIEDFSTAISLAPDAAEPYNGRGLSYLATGDEDNAFSDFNMAIKLDGKNAEAWANQALIYERRGDKAKAAKSYREAVRLDPTYQPAKDGLARVS
- a CDS encoding MFS transporter; the encoded protein is MTEISTNRVDWRALWASGDLARFCFISLGILLHATNETMVATVMPAMVGEMAGVQLVGWSLAVYELGAIVAGAAAGRLVSYVALRTNMVVAALLYAAGALICATSPSMQLFLAGRLIEGLGGGALVSLAFVSVERLFSRAIWPQLFGIMSAIWGVAAFSGPLLGAIMTELLSWRWAFGVFTFGGTAMALASFLVLNTPEAKRPIAGAGKAPPFPFAALGCLAVAVVLIASAGVDIALLRSSLLIVLGLAGLALFFFVDALKPRSRLFPARLFSWRTPVGAGMTMVAAFSVATCSFGVYGPLLLTSLHDIPLLTTGYIIAAESIAWSILSILVANAPPQRERLIIVCGALMIAAGIAGFAYTIPLGSIPLILICALLQGGGFGIAWPFLTRVIVASAPDDEQTIASAAVPTMQRIGYAVGAALAGIVANASGFSQGLNHDAAANVASWLFLAFVPLGVLGCVAALRTSTAANRPLEATG
- a CDS encoding DUF992 domain-containing protein, encoding MSKTAAAVIALVLGATQTQAQDRGIELGTLECAIGGGTGFIFGSSKDLSCTFTPTDKTFAPEAYFGAVNKYGLDIGTTKQAVMRWLVLTPLKNIYAPGALAGDYIGASAEVTAAVGAGANLLVGGSSRAFTLQPLSLQTQTGVNLAIGVSQFQLRSTEN